The following proteins are encoded in a genomic region of Mycobacterium sp. 155:
- a CDS encoding DUF1707 domain-containing protein — protein sequence MTGINEQSVELRVSDADRNGTLRRLHNAVALGLIAIDEFEERSALVSRARLQADLDALVGDLPGPGAVVTSAADRVELRGVMGSLKRHGEWTVPTRLALVRRMGSVELDLTRARFAGPMVVVELDLKFGSLEMRLPEGASASIDDVEVIVGSAADHRRDAPADGTPHVILTGRVMCGSVDIRGPRKSWFGRGTHS from the coding sequence ATGACCGGGATCAATGAGCAATCGGTGGAGCTGCGTGTCTCGGACGCGGACCGCAATGGCACGTTGCGGCGGCTGCACAACGCCGTCGCGCTCGGTTTGATCGCGATCGACGAATTCGAGGAGCGTTCGGCTCTGGTGTCGCGGGCGCGGCTGCAGGCTGACCTCGACGCGCTGGTGGGGGATCTGCCCGGGCCGGGAGCGGTCGTGACGTCGGCGGCCGACCGGGTCGAGCTGCGCGGCGTCATGGGTTCGCTCAAACGGCACGGCGAGTGGACCGTGCCGACGCGTCTGGCGCTGGTGCGGCGCATGGGTTCGGTCGAACTGGATCTCACCCGGGCTCGGTTCGCCGGACCGATGGTGGTCGTCGAGCTCGACTTGAAGTTCGGCTCACTGGAGATGCGGTTGCCCGAGGGGGCGAGTGCGTCGATCGACGACGTAGAGGTGATCGTCGGCAGTGCCGCCGATCATCGGCGCGACGCACCCGCCGACGGAACCCCGCACGTCATCCTCACCGGCCGCGTGATGTGCGGCTCGGTCGACATCCGTGGCCCACGCAAGAGCTGGTTCGGTCGCGGCACGCACAGCTAG
- the map gene encoding type I methionyl aminopeptidase has product MSVRSALRPGVLSPTLPVPKSIPRPEYAWKPTVQEGSEPWVQTPEVIEKMRVAGRIAAQALAEAGKAVAPGVTTDELDRIAHEYMIDHGAYPSTLGYKAFPKSCCTSLNEIICHGIPDSTVIEDGDIVNIDVTAYIDGVHGDTNATFLAGDVSEEHRLLVERTHEATMRAIKAVKPGRALSIVGRVIESYANRFGYNVVRDFTGHGIGTTFHNGLVVLHYDQPAVQSVLEPGMTFTIEPMINLGGLDYEIWDDTWTVATKDGKWTAQFEHTLVVTEDGADILTLP; this is encoded by the coding sequence ATGTCTGTACGTTCTGCCTTGCGCCCCGGCGTGCTCTCACCGACCCTGCCGGTGCCCAAGTCGATTCCGCGTCCTGAGTACGCATGGAAGCCGACAGTCCAGGAGGGGAGCGAACCCTGGGTGCAGACGCCCGAGGTGATCGAGAAGATGCGGGTCGCCGGTCGTATCGCGGCCCAGGCCCTGGCCGAGGCGGGCAAGGCCGTCGCTCCCGGCGTGACCACCGACGAACTCGACCGGATCGCCCACGAGTACATGATCGACCACGGTGCTTACCCGTCGACGTTGGGCTACAAGGCATTTCCCAAGTCCTGCTGCACGTCGCTGAACGAGATCATCTGCCACGGCATCCCGGATTCGACCGTGATCGAGGACGGTGACATCGTCAACATCGACGTCACCGCCTATATCGACGGGGTGCATGGGGACACCAACGCGACGTTCCTGGCCGGCGACGTCTCCGAAGAACATCGGCTGCTTGTCGAGCGCACTCATGAGGCCACCATGCGGGCCATCAAGGCCGTCAAACCGGGCCGCGCGCTGTCGATCGTCGGGCGCGTGATCGAGTCATACGCAAACCGGTTCGGCTACAACGTGGTTCGCGATTTCACGGGGCACGGCATCGGCACCACGTTCCACAACGGTCTGGTGGTGCTGCACTACGACCAGCCGGCCGTGCAGTCTGTGCTCGAACCGGGCATGACCTTCACCATCGAACCCATGATCAACCTCGGTGGCCTGGACTACGAGATCTGGGACGACACCTGGACCGTGGCTACCAAGGACGGTAAGTGGACCGCGCAGTTCGAGCACACTCTGGTAGTCACCGAGGACGGTGCCGACATTCTCACCTTGCCGTGA
- a CDS encoding HNH endonuclease family protein, with protein sequence MNRLAWLAVAVALTVIVAVQVTQSAQRSSRFVAEAGTPTLAAGIDVLGGIPEIPVRLRGNDYRRAAFGEAWDDDNGAPGGHNGCDTRNDILNRDLADKTYVAIKRCPTAVATGTLHDPYTNSVVAFVRGNQVGASVQIDHIVPLALAWDLGARDWTDDMRLRFANDPANLLAVQGRANQDKSDQEPAHWMPPNHAFWCQYAVAFVAVLRGYGLPVDAPSAAVLREAAGTCPTG encoded by the coding sequence ATGAACCGGCTGGCGTGGCTGGCGGTCGCGGTGGCATTGACGGTCATCGTCGCCGTTCAGGTGACGCAGTCTGCGCAGAGATCCAGCCGGTTCGTCGCAGAAGCCGGCACGCCGACCCTCGCGGCAGGAATCGATGTGCTGGGCGGAATCCCTGAGATTCCGGTTCGGCTGCGCGGCAACGACTATCGCCGCGCGGCGTTCGGCGAGGCCTGGGACGACGACAACGGTGCGCCCGGTGGGCACAACGGCTGCGACACCCGCAACGACATCCTCAACCGCGATCTCGCCGACAAGACGTACGTCGCGATCAAGCGGTGCCCCACCGCTGTCGCGACCGGTACCCTCCACGATCCCTACACCAACTCCGTCGTGGCTTTCGTCCGTGGCAACCAGGTCGGTGCCTCGGTCCAGATCGACCACATCGTGCCGTTGGCACTGGCCTGGGATCTGGGCGCCCGCGACTGGACCGACGACATGCGGTTGCGGTTCGCCAACGACCCGGCCAACCTGCTGGCTGTGCAGGGACGGGCCAACCAGGACAAGAGCGACCAGGAACCGGCCCATTGGATGCCGCCCAACCACGCGTTCTGGTGCCAGTACGCCGTGGCATTCGTCGCGGTACTGCGTGGTTACGGATTACCCGTCGATGCGCCTTCGGCTGCGGTGCTGCGCGAGGCGGCCGGGACCTGTCCGACGGGATAG
- the recG gene encoding ATP-dependent DNA helicase RecG, whose protein sequence is MAGLSDRLDLVIGAKSAKPLEEHFGIRTVNDLLRHYPRKYSDGMTVRGEGEALDLEEGEHVTFIEVVTETKEGTMKPVFDKKTGRQKTRKWLRVTLGKHRPAVTATFFNAGWMMDKLPVDTRLMLSGEVKYFRNTLQLDHPAFLVLDSPSGKQFGTKSLKTIATASGASGDDMLAAFEREFFPIYPACAKVQSWDIYSCVRQVLDVLDPVPDPLPESFVRQRNLMSEDEALRAIHLAENATQRDRAAERLTYDEAIGLQWGLVARRHGELSESGMQAPWTDDGLAAELLRTLPFELTVGQREVLDVVSAELASTRPMNRMLQGEVGSGKTIVSLLAMLQMVDAGYQCALLAPTEVLAAQHARSVREALGPLAMAGELGGAEHGTRVALLTGSMSAAQKRQVREEVVSGAAGIVIGTHALLQDAVEFANLGMVVVDEQHRFGVEQRDTLRAKAREGYTPHLLVMTATPIPRTVALTVYGDLETSTLRELPRGRQPITSNTIFVSQKPAWLDRAWARIREEVAAGRQAYVVASRIDESDKDTKESKDGRQAGPPPVTVIDLFDGLQRGPLSGLRLGLMHGRLPGDEKDAVMSAFRAGELDVLVCTTVIEVGVDVPNATVMVVMDADRFGISQLHQLRGRIGRGQHPSLCLLATRLPESSKAGERIKAVAATLDGFALADLDLDERREGDVLGLNQSGRTINLRFLSLREHLEVITDAREYCESFYEQDPNNAGMGLLAAQFVETDRVEYLDKS, encoded by the coding sequence GTGGCCGGCCTCTCCGACCGGCTCGACCTGGTGATCGGAGCCAAGTCGGCCAAGCCGCTCGAGGAGCACTTCGGTATCCGTACCGTCAACGATCTGCTCCGGCACTATCCCCGCAAGTACAGCGACGGTATGACGGTCCGCGGTGAAGGTGAGGCCCTCGATCTGGAAGAGGGTGAACACGTCACCTTCATCGAGGTCGTCACCGAGACCAAAGAAGGGACCATGAAGCCGGTCTTCGACAAGAAGACCGGGCGGCAGAAGACCCGCAAGTGGCTGCGTGTCACGCTCGGCAAGCACCGGCCGGCCGTCACCGCAACGTTTTTCAATGCGGGGTGGATGATGGACAAGCTTCCGGTCGACACCAGGCTGATGCTCTCCGGTGAGGTCAAGTACTTCCGCAACACCCTGCAGCTGGACCATCCGGCGTTCCTGGTGCTCGACTCACCGTCGGGTAAGCAGTTCGGTACCAAGTCGTTGAAAACCATCGCGACGGCTTCCGGGGCCAGCGGCGATGACATGCTGGCCGCCTTCGAGCGAGAGTTCTTCCCGATCTATCCGGCGTGCGCCAAGGTGCAGAGCTGGGATATCTACTCCTGCGTGCGCCAGGTGCTCGACGTCCTCGACCCGGTACCCGACCCCCTGCCGGAATCTTTTGTCCGACAACGGAATCTGATGTCCGAAGACGAGGCGCTGCGGGCCATTCACCTGGCCGAGAACGCGACGCAGCGCGACCGGGCCGCCGAACGGCTGACCTATGACGAGGCGATCGGGCTGCAATGGGGCCTGGTGGCCCGGCGCCACGGCGAATTGAGCGAGTCGGGTATGCAGGCGCCGTGGACCGATGATGGACTCGCCGCCGAGTTGTTGCGGACGCTGCCGTTCGAGCTGACGGTGGGCCAGCGTGAGGTGCTCGACGTGGTGTCGGCCGAACTGGCCTCGACCCGCCCGATGAACCGGATGCTGCAGGGTGAGGTCGGCTCCGGCAAGACCATCGTGTCGCTGTTGGCGATGCTGCAGATGGTCGATGCCGGCTATCAGTGCGCACTGCTGGCTCCCACGGAAGTGCTTGCCGCCCAACATGCCCGGTCCGTGCGCGAGGCACTGGGGCCGCTGGCGATGGCTGGCGAGCTCGGCGGCGCCGAGCACGGTACCCGGGTGGCGTTGCTGACCGGATCGATGTCGGCGGCGCAGAAGCGACAGGTGCGCGAGGAGGTCGTCTCCGGCGCGGCCGGCATCGTGATCGGCACCCATGCCTTGCTGCAGGACGCGGTGGAATTCGCGAACCTCGGCATGGTGGTGGTCGACGAACAGCACCGGTTCGGCGTGGAACAGCGGGACACGTTGCGCGCCAAGGCCCGTGAGGGTTATACCCCGCACCTGCTGGTGATGACGGCCACCCCGATCCCGCGCACCGTCGCGCTCACCGTGTACGGCGATCTGGAAACGTCGACACTGCGTGAACTGCCCCGCGGTCGTCAACCCATCACCAGCAACACCATTTTCGTGTCACAGAAGCCGGCATGGCTGGATCGCGCGTGGGCGCGGATCCGCGAGGAGGTCGCCGCCGGTCGCCAGGCCTATGTGGTGGCGTCACGCATCGACGAATCCGACAAGGACACCAAGGAGTCAAAAGACGGCAGGCAGGCTGGTCCGCCCCCGGTCACCGTTATCGATCTGTTCGACGGGCTGCAGCGCGGTCCACTGTCGGGGCTGCGCCTGGGTCTCATGCACGGTCGGCTGCCCGGCGACGAGAAAGATGCGGTGATGTCGGCTTTCCGGGCCGGCGAACTCGACGTCCTGGTGTGCACCACTGTGATCGAGGTCGGTGTCGACGTGCCCAACGCCACGGTGATGGTGGTGATGGACGCCGACCGGTTCGGCATCAGTCAGCTGCATCAGCTCCGCGGCCGGATAGGCCGCGGCCAGCACCCGAGCCTGTGCCTACTGGCCACCCGGCTGCCGGAATCCTCCAAAGCGGGGGAGCGGATCAAGGCCGTCGCGGCCACACTCGACGGTTTCGCCCTCGCCGATCTCGACCTCGACGAACGTCGTGAAGGAGATGTCTTAGGGCTCAACCAGTCCGGGCGGACCATCAATCTGCGCTTCCTGTCGCTGCGCGAGCATCTGGAGGTGATCACCGATGCCCGGGAATACTGCGAATCGTTCTATGAGCAAGACCCGAACAACGCCGGGATGGGCCTGCTGGCGGCCCAGTTCGTGGAGACTGACCGGGTCGAGTACCTGGACAAATCATGA
- a CDS encoding DAK2 domain-containing protein, whose product MAARRLDASALRAWAHTAVEDLIAHTDEINRLNVFPVPDADTGTNMLFTMRSAWVQVDAEPAGDVAQVAAALAAGALQGARGNSGVILSQILSAVAEVIASAAVQRAGDLADIDGVLFGAALRHAVALVVASMDEPVSGTIVSVLQAAAGAAEHCAADGADIAAVSVAAAEAAAAALDRTPHQLDVLAEAGVVDSGGRGLLVLLDAMTSTIAGCAPHRPAYQPSAQPTRTVTATAAPPQFEVMYLLSGCGSGAVEELRAGLEQLGESVTIATFGGTEYSVHVHVDDAGAAVEAGLAVGTLSRIQITALLGGVGAIPAAGWSRERAVLAVVDGDGGAELFAGEGAAILRSRDAEPISAKQLLRALVDTGAAQVMVLPNGYVAAEELVAGCTAAIGWGIDVVPVPTASMVQGLVALAVHDGARQAVDDGYAMARAAAGMRHGAVRVATEEALTWAGTCKPGDGLGIAGDEVLIVGPDITAAAAGLIDLLLMAGGELITVLTGDGVTCDVGRALQEHVHSKHLGAELVTYHTGHRGDALLIGVE is encoded by the coding sequence ATGGCTGCTCGCCGGCTCGATGCCTCCGCTCTGCGGGCGTGGGCGCACACTGCCGTCGAAGACCTGATTGCGCACACAGACGAGATCAACCGGCTCAATGTGTTCCCGGTGCCCGACGCCGATACCGGCACAAACATGCTGTTCACGATGCGTTCGGCGTGGGTGCAAGTGGATGCGGAACCGGCCGGCGACGTTGCGCAGGTGGCAGCCGCGCTGGCTGCGGGCGCGCTGCAGGGAGCACGCGGAAACTCCGGGGTGATCCTCTCGCAGATCTTGTCGGCGGTTGCCGAGGTGATTGCGTCCGCCGCGGTACAGCGCGCCGGGGATCTGGCCGATATCGACGGTGTGCTGTTTGGCGCGGCCCTGCGACACGCCGTCGCACTCGTGGTCGCATCCATGGACGAGCCGGTCTCGGGCACCATCGTCTCGGTTCTGCAGGCGGCCGCGGGCGCCGCCGAGCACTGCGCCGCCGACGGAGCCGATATCGCCGCGGTCAGCGTGGCCGCAGCAGAAGCCGCCGCCGCGGCGCTGGACCGGACGCCACATCAGCTCGACGTGCTTGCCGAGGCCGGCGTGGTCGATTCCGGTGGCCGCGGTCTGCTGGTCCTGCTGGACGCGATGACGTCCACGATCGCGGGATGCGCGCCGCACCGGCCGGCGTATCAACCATCGGCTCAACCGACTCGCACCGTCACCGCCACCGCGGCCCCGCCACAGTTCGAGGTGATGTATCTGCTCAGCGGATGCGGCTCCGGCGCCGTCGAAGAGCTGCGCGCCGGGCTGGAGCAATTGGGCGAGTCGGTGACCATCGCCACTTTCGGAGGTACCGAGTACTCGGTCCACGTCCACGTCGACGATGCCGGAGCGGCCGTCGAGGCGGGGTTGGCGGTCGGGACGCTCAGCCGTATCCAGATCACGGCACTGCTGGGCGGTGTCGGGGCGATCCCCGCCGCTGGCTGGTCGCGGGAGCGGGCGGTGCTGGCGGTGGTCGACGGTGACGGTGGTGCCGAGCTGTTCGCCGGTGAGGGGGCGGCGATATTGCGGTCCCGGGACGCTGAGCCGATCAGCGCCAAGCAGCTGCTGCGGGCTCTCGTCGACACCGGGGCCGCACAGGTGATGGTGCTGCCCAACGGGTACGTCGCTGCCGAGGAGCTTGTTGCGGGCTGTACAGCAGCCATTGGCTGGGGTATCGACGTGGTGCCGGTGCCGACCGCCTCCATGGTGCAGGGGCTAGTTGCGCTGGCTGTCCACGACGGTGCTCGTCAGGCCGTCGACGACGGTTACGCCATGGCCCGCGCGGCCGCGGGGATGCGGCACGGCGCCGTGCGGGTAGCCACTGAGGAGGCCCTGACCTGGGCCGGTACCTGCAAGCCCGGAGACGGACTCGGCATTGCCGGCGACGAAGTGCTGATCGTCGGCCCAGACATCACGGCCGCGGCCGCCGGGCTCATCGATCTGCTACTGATGGCCGGCGGTGAGCTCATCACAGTGTTGACCGGCGACGGAGTCACCTGCGACGTGGGCCGAGCACTGCAGGAGCACGTGCACAGCAAGCATCTCGGGGCCGAGTTGGTGACCTACCACACCGGACACCGCGGCGATGCCCTGCTGATCGGAGTCGAGTAG
- the rpmB gene encoding 50S ribosomal protein L28, translating into MAAVCDICGKAPGFGKSVSHSHRRTSRRWDPNIQSVRAVARPGGNKQRVNACTSCIKAGKVSRG; encoded by the coding sequence ATGGCTGCCGTGTGCGATATCTGCGGGAAGGCGCCGGGATTCGGCAAGTCGGTGTCGCATTCGCATCGGCGGACCAGCCGGCGCTGGGATCCGAACATCCAGTCGGTGCGTGCTGTGGCGCGCCCGGGCGGCAACAAGCAGCGCGTGAACGCCTGCACCTCCTGCATCAAGGCCGGCAAGGTCTCGCGCGGCTGA
- a CDS encoding uracil-DNA glycosylase produces the protein MTADASSSTTARPLSELVEAGWARALEPVGPQVAQMGEFLREELSFGRRYLPAGQNVLRAFSFPFDQVRVLIVGQDPYPTPGHAVGLSFSVAPDVRPLPRSLANIFTEYTEDLGYPQPSTGDLTPWAQRGVLLLNRVLTVRPGTPASHRGKGWEAVTECAIRALVARQQPMVAVLWGRDASTLKPMLAEGDCATIESPHPSPLSASRGFFGSRPFSRANELLQQKGAEPIDWRLP, from the coding sequence ATGACGGCGGACGCGAGCAGTTCGACAACGGCACGGCCTCTGAGTGAACTTGTCGAGGCAGGCTGGGCGCGGGCTCTTGAGCCGGTAGGCCCGCAGGTGGCGCAGATGGGGGAGTTTCTTCGCGAAGAACTCAGCTTCGGCAGACGTTATCTGCCGGCCGGGCAGAATGTCCTGCGCGCCTTCAGTTTTCCATTCGACCAGGTGCGGGTGCTGATTGTGGGACAGGACCCTTACCCGACGCCCGGGCATGCGGTGGGCCTGAGTTTCTCAGTTGCCCCCGACGTGCGGCCGCTGCCGCGCAGCCTGGCCAACATCTTTACCGAGTACACCGAGGATCTCGGTTACCCCCAGCCCAGTACCGGTGATCTGACACCGTGGGCGCAGCGGGGCGTGCTGCTGCTCAACAGAGTGCTCACCGTGCGGCCTGGCACCCCGGCGTCGCATCGGGGCAAGGGATGGGAAGCGGTCACGGAATGCGCGATCCGGGCATTGGTGGCTCGGCAGCAGCCGATGGTGGCGGTGTTGTGGGGGCGCGATGCGTCGACCCTGAAACCGATGCTGGCCGAAGGTGATTGCGCGACCATCGAGTCCCCGCACCCATCACCGTTGTCGGCATCGCGCGGATTCTTCGGATCTCGGCCGTTCAGCCGCGCGAACGAACTGCTGCAGCAGAAGGGTGCCGAGCCGATCGACTGGCGGCTGCCCTGA
- a CDS encoding thiamine-phosphate kinase, whose translation MAGENSPDTLAGVGEFTVIDRLVAGREQPATVALGPGDDAAVVRADDGRTAVSVDMLVQDRHFRLDWSAPHDIGRKAIAQNAADIEAMGARATAFVVAFGAPADTASTAAVELADGMWDEAHRLGAGIVGGDLVRAPLWVISVTVLGDLEGRSPVLRSTARAGDTVAVVGELGQSAAGYALWHNGIDQYPELRRRHLVPVPPYGQGAVAARAGATSMTDVSDGLLADLGHIATASGVVIDLCADALAADCAAVAAAASVIGADPLEWVLGGGEDHALVATFAGSVPDGWRVIGRVIDGPARVLVDGDAWAGKPGWQSFD comes from the coding sequence ATGGCCGGCGAGAATAGTCCGGACACTCTCGCGGGGGTAGGCGAGTTCACCGTCATCGACCGGTTGGTGGCGGGGCGGGAACAGCCCGCGACGGTGGCGCTGGGACCCGGCGATGACGCCGCGGTGGTGCGCGCCGATGACGGCCGCACCGCAGTATCGGTCGACATGTTGGTGCAGGACCGTCATTTCCGGCTGGACTGGTCGGCGCCACACGATATCGGGCGCAAGGCCATCGCGCAGAACGCCGCCGACATCGAAGCCATGGGTGCACGGGCCACGGCGTTTGTCGTCGCGTTCGGCGCACCCGCCGACACCGCCAGCACGGCGGCTGTCGAACTCGCCGACGGGATGTGGGACGAAGCACACCGGCTCGGTGCGGGCATCGTCGGCGGTGATTTGGTGCGGGCTCCGTTGTGGGTTATATCGGTCACGGTCCTAGGTGATCTCGAAGGTCGGTCCCCGGTGCTGCGCAGTACCGCCCGCGCCGGTGACACCGTCGCGGTGGTCGGCGAGCTGGGGCAATCGGCGGCGGGATATGCACTGTGGCACAACGGTATTGATCAGTACCCAGAGTTGCGGCGACGGCATTTGGTGCCTGTGCCGCCGTACGGTCAAGGGGCGGTCGCAGCCCGCGCCGGTGCCACCTCGATGACCGATGTGTCCGACGGGTTGCTCGCCGATCTCGGCCACATCGCCACGGCTTCGGGGGTCGTCATCGACCTGTGCGCCGACGCGCTCGCCGCCGACTGCGCCGCGGTTGCCGCCGCTGCGTCGGTCATCGGTGCCGACCCGTTGGAGTGGGTGCTCGGCGGTGGCGAGGACCATGCGCTGGTGGCGACCTTCGCCGGATCTGTGCCGGACGGGTGGCGGGTGATCGGCCGGGTGATCGACGGTCCGGCGCGTGTCCTGGTCGACGGTGACGCGTGGGCGGGAAAACCGGGATGGCAGTCGTTCGATTAA
- a CDS encoding Lrp/AsnC ligand binding domain-containing protein: MVEAYMLIQTEVGRAEVVAKHLATLPGVQSAEYVTGPYDVVLRVGAATLAALQSDVVPNVQQVAGITRTLTCPIADGAQP, translated from the coding sequence GTGGTAGAGGCTTACATGCTGATCCAAACCGAGGTGGGTCGCGCCGAGGTCGTCGCCAAGCATCTCGCGACGCTCCCCGGCGTGCAGTCGGCGGAGTACGTCACCGGACCCTACGACGTGGTGCTGCGTGTCGGCGCGGCCACGTTGGCCGCCTTGCAGTCCGACGTGGTCCCGAATGTACAGCAGGTCGCCGGAATCACCCGGACCCTGACCTGCCCGATCGCCGACGGAGCACAGCCATAG
- a CDS encoding DUF3515 domain-containing protein, whose amino-acid sequence MTDQQTNDGPPRTLLIAAVVVAVSVLITVLGIAAAHQRSPEHPPVAISSVPAPQANSPECSALLDGLPEQLGDFLRAPTVDPTPVGTAAWQGESGTEPVVLRCGLERPGDFIVGAPVQMVDDVQWFRVSDEGAAPGAAAAGTPDQARSTWYAVDRAVYVALTLPAGSGPTPIQLISAQITRTMPVRPPDPGPLR is encoded by the coding sequence GTGACCGACCAGCAGACCAACGATGGCCCACCCCGTACCCTGCTCATCGCAGCAGTTGTGGTGGCGGTGTCGGTGTTGATCACCGTGCTCGGGATCGCAGCGGCACATCAGCGTTCCCCGGAACACCCGCCGGTGGCGATCTCCTCGGTCCCGGCTCCGCAGGCCAACAGCCCCGAATGCAGCGCCCTGCTCGACGGCCTACCCGAACAGCTGGGCGACTTCCTGCGTGCGCCGACCGTCGACCCCACTCCGGTGGGCACGGCGGCGTGGCAAGGCGAGTCAGGCACCGAACCGGTCGTCCTGCGGTGCGGGTTGGAACGGCCCGGCGACTTCATCGTCGGCGCTCCAGTGCAGATGGTCGATGACGTGCAGTGGTTCCGGGTGAGCGACGAAGGCGCGGCACCCGGCGCCGCCGCTGCGGGCACACCGGATCAGGCGAGGAGCACGTGGTACGCGGTGGACCGAGCGGTCTACGTGGCGCTGACCCTGCCCGCAGGTTCCGGGCCGACGCCCATTCAGCTGATCTCGGCGCAGATCACTCGAACCATGCCGGTCCGGCCGCCGGATCCGGGGCCGTTGCGCTGA
- a CDS encoding D-alanine--D-alanine ligase family protein codes for MTARNQPGSRVRVAVVYGGRSSEHAISCVSAGSILRNLDPERFEVVAVGITPEGSWMLTDGSPETLAITDGQLPGVTDTSGTALALPADPCRSGQLLSLGSGPGRVLAAVDVVFPVLHGPYGEDGTIQGLLELAGVPYVGSGVFSSAAGMDKEFTKKLLAAEGLPIGDHAVLRPKDATIDLEQRERLGLPVFVKPSRGGSSIGVSRVTTWDELPAAIELARRHDPKVIVEAAIPGRELECGVLEFPDGSVEASTVGEIRVAGVRGREDGFYDFATKYLVDAAELDVPAKLDDDIAEEIRRLAVRAFTALDGQGLARVDFFLTNDGPVINEINTMPGFTTISMFPRMWAASGVNYPTLLAAMVETALARGTGLR; via the coding sequence GTGACTGCCCGCAATCAGCCCGGATCCCGCGTCCGCGTTGCCGTCGTCTACGGCGGACGTAGCTCCGAACATGCCATTTCCTGTGTGTCGGCGGGCAGCATTTTGCGCAACCTCGACCCGGAACGCTTCGAGGTGGTGGCCGTCGGCATCACCCCCGAGGGTTCCTGGATGCTCACCGACGGCAGTCCGGAGACCCTGGCCATCACCGACGGCCAGCTGCCCGGCGTCACCGACACCTCCGGTACCGCGCTGGCACTGCCCGCCGATCCGTGCCGCAGCGGCCAGCTGCTGTCGCTGGGCTCTGGTCCGGGGCGGGTGCTGGCCGCCGTCGACGTGGTGTTCCCCGTACTGCACGGGCCCTACGGCGAGGACGGCACCATCCAGGGTCTGCTCGAGCTGGCCGGGGTGCCCTATGTCGGCTCCGGGGTGTTCTCCAGCGCGGCCGGGATGGACAAGGAATTCACCAAGAAACTGCTTGCGGCCGAGGGGCTGCCCATCGGCGACCATGCCGTGCTGCGGCCCAAGGACGCCACTATAGATCTGGAGCAACGCGAGCGGCTGGGGCTGCCAGTGTTCGTCAAGCCGTCCCGCGGTGGATCCTCGATCGGTGTCAGCCGCGTGACTACGTGGGACGAGCTACCCGCAGCGATCGAGCTGGCTCGCCGCCATGACCCGAAGGTCATCGTCGAGGCCGCGATCCCGGGGCGGGAACTGGAATGTGGTGTCCTCGAATTCCCTGATGGCTCTGTGGAAGCCAGCACCGTGGGGGAGATCCGGGTGGCCGGCGTGCGCGGTCGTGAAGACGGCTTCTACGACTTCGCCACCAAATATCTCGTCGACGCCGCCGAACTGGATGTGCCGGCCAAGCTCGATGACGACATCGCCGAGGAGATCCGCCGTCTCGCCGTACGCGCGTTCACCGCGCTCGATGGCCAGGGACTCGCGCGCGTGGACTTCTTCCTCACCAACGACGGGCCGGTGATCAACGAGATCAACACCATGCCCGGATTCACCACCATCTCGATGTTCCCGCGGATGTGGGCGGCCAGTGGGGTGAACTATCCGACCCTGCTGGCGGCCATGGTCGAGACGGCGCTTGCCCGCGGAACCGGCCTGCGCTAG